The Chryseobacterium scophthalmum genome has a window encoding:
- the rpoB gene encoding DNA-directed RNA polymerase subunit beta produces MSKTTSTTRGVERINFSSAKGKIITPDFLDIQLESFKDFFQLDTLPEDRKKEGLHKTFQENFPITDSRNQFVLEFLDYLVDSPRYSINECVERGLTYSVPLKARLKLYCTDPEHEDFQTVVQDVYLGPVPYMTDSGSFIINGAERVIVTQLHRSPGVFFGQTYHANGTKLYYSRIIPFKGSWMEFTTDINSVMYAYIDRKKKLPLTTLLRAIGFESDKDILQIFDLAEEVKVSKAALKKVEGRTLAARVLNTWFEDFVDEDTGEVVSIERNEIILDRETILEKEHLDLILDAGVKSILIHKENANEFSIIQNTLQKDPTNSEKEAVEYIYRQLRNADPPDEETARGIIEKLFFSEQRYSLGEVGRYRLNKKLGLNIPTTTEVLTKEDIIAIVRHLIELVNSKAEVDDIDHLSNRRIKTVGEQLAGQFGVGLSRIARTIKERMNVRDNEIFTPLDLVNAKTLTSVINSFFGTNQLSQFMDQTNPLSEITHKRRLSALGPGGLSRERAGFEVRDVHHTHYGRICPIETPEGPNIGLISSLGIYAKINTLGFIETPYRKVSEGTVDLNADPIYLNAEDEEDKVIAQANVELNDNGTFITDRIIARLDGDYPVVEPSEVNLIDVAPNQISGISASLIPFLEHDDANRALMGSNMMRQAVPLLKPQAPIVGTGLEQQVAKDSRILINAEGTGTVEYVDADKITIKYERSEDEDLVSFESATKTYNLTKFRKTNQSTTITLRPNVRVGDVVEKGQVLCDGYATEKGELALGRNLVVAFMPWKGYNFEDAIVINEKVVREDWFTSIHVDEYSLEVRDTKLGMEELTADIPNVSEEATKDLDENGMIRIGAEVKPGDIMIGKITPKGESDPTPEEKLLRAIFGDKAGDVKDASLKADSSLRGVVINKKLFSRNIKDKKKRTEEKLKLEEIENTYKAKFDELRNSLIEKLNTLVSGKTSQGVTNDLDEEIIGKGMKFTHKLLTSVEDYVNVSGADWTVDNDKNELIKQLIHNYKIKFNDIQGVKNREKFAISIGDELPAGIMKLAKVYIAKKRKLNVGDKMAGRHGNKGIVSRIVREEDMPFLEDGTPVDIVLNPLGVPSRMNIGQIYETVLGWAGRTLGLKFATPIFDGATLDQITEYTEKAGVPKFGHTHLYDGGTGERFTQAATVGIIYMLKLGHMVDDKMHARSIGPYSLITQQPLGGKAQFGGQRFGEMEVWALEAFGASNILREILTVKSDDVIGRAKTYEAIAKGEAMPEPGIPESFNVLLHELQGLGLDVRLEE; encoded by the coding sequence ATGAGTAAAACAACATCAACAACTAGGGGAGTTGAGAGAATTAATTTCTCTTCGGCTAAAGGAAAAATCATTACTCCGGATTTCTTAGATATCCAGTTAGAGTCATTTAAAGATTTTTTCCAACTAGACACACTTCCTGAGGACAGAAAGAAAGAAGGTTTGCACAAAACCTTCCAAGAAAACTTTCCAATTACCGATTCTAGAAACCAATTTGTATTGGAATTCTTAGATTATTTGGTAGATTCTCCACGTTATTCAATCAATGAATGTGTGGAAAGAGGTTTAACGTATTCAGTTCCTCTAAAAGCAAGACTTAAATTGTATTGTACAGATCCTGAACATGAAGATTTTCAGACAGTTGTACAAGATGTGTATTTAGGTCCGGTTCCTTACATGACAGACAGTGGTTCTTTCATTATCAACGGAGCAGAGCGTGTTATTGTAACTCAGTTACACAGATCTCCGGGTGTATTCTTCGGACAGACTTACCACGCAAACGGAACAAAATTGTATTATTCAAGAATTATCCCTTTCAAAGGATCTTGGATGGAATTTACTACCGATATCAACAGCGTAATGTACGCGTATATCGACCGTAAGAAAAAATTACCTTTAACAACGTTATTAAGAGCAATCGGTTTTGAATCTGATAAAGATATCCTTCAGATCTTTGATCTTGCTGAAGAAGTGAAAGTTTCTAAAGCTGCTCTTAAAAAAGTAGAAGGTAGAACTTTGGCTGCGAGAGTATTGAACACTTGGTTCGAAGATTTCGTAGACGAAGATACTGGTGAGGTTGTTTCTATCGAAAGAAACGAAATCATCTTAGATAGAGAAACGATTCTTGAAAAAGAACATTTAGATCTTATTTTGGATGCAGGTGTGAAATCTATCTTGATTCACAAAGAAAATGCAAATGAATTCTCTATCATCCAGAATACATTACAAAAAGACCCTACCAACTCTGAAAAAGAAGCGGTAGAATATATTTATCGTCAGTTAAGAAATGCAGATCCACCAGATGAGGAAACTGCAAGAGGAATTATCGAAAAATTATTCTTCTCTGAGCAAAGATATTCATTGGGTGAAGTAGGACGTTACAGACTAAACAAAAAGTTAGGTCTTAATATCCCGACTACAACTGAGGTTCTTACAAAAGAAGATATCATTGCGATTGTAAGACACTTGATCGAATTGGTAAACTCTAAAGCTGAGGTTGATGATATCGACCACTTATCAAACAGAAGAATTAAAACTGTTGGTGAGCAATTAGCAGGACAGTTCGGTGTAGGTCTTTCTAGAATTGCAAGAACGATTAAGGAGAGAATGAACGTTAGAGATAATGAAATCTTTACTCCACTAGATCTTGTTAATGCTAAAACTTTAACATCAGTAATTAACTCATTCTTTGGTACCAACCAGCTTTCTCAGTTTATGGACCAAACCAACCCTCTATCAGAAATCACGCACAAGCGTAGACTTTCTGCTCTAGGACCTGGTGGTTTATCAAGAGAAAGAGCAGGTTTCGAGGTACGTGACGTTCACCATACTCACTATGGTAGAATTTGTCCTATCGAAACTCCTGAAGGACCAAACATTGGTTTGATTTCATCTTTAGGTATTTATGCTAAAATCAATACTTTAGGTTTCATCGAAACTCCATATAGAAAAGTAAGCGAAGGTACTGTAGATTTAAATGCAGATCCTATTTACTTAAACGCGGAAGACGAAGAAGATAAAGTAATTGCTCAGGCAAACGTTGAGTTGAATGACAATGGTACATTTATCACAGACAGAATTATTGCTCGTCTAGATGGTGATTATCCTGTAGTTGAGCCTTCTGAAGTTAACTTGATCGATGTTGCACCAAACCAGATTTCTGGTATTTCAGCTTCATTAATTCCATTCTTGGAGCATGATGATGCGAACCGTGCATTGATGGGATCAAACATGATGCGTCAGGCAGTTCCTTTGTTGAAGCCACAAGCTCCAATCGTAGGTACAGGTCTGGAACAGCAAGTTGCAAAAGATTCTAGAATTTTGATCAACGCTGAAGGTACAGGTACTGTTGAGTACGTTGATGCAGACAAGATTACAATTAAATATGAAAGAAGCGAAGACGAAGATCTAGTATCATTCGAATCTGCTACTAAAACATATAACCTTACGAAGTTTAGAAAAACTAACCAGAGTACAACAATTACCCTAAGACCAAACGTAAGAGTAGGAGATGTAGTGGAAAAAGGACAAGTACTTTGCGACGGTTATGCTACTGAAAAAGGAGAATTGGCTCTTGGTAGAAACTTAGTAGTTGCGTTCATGCCTTGGAAGGGTTACAACTTTGAGGATGCGATCGTAATCAACGAAAAAGTTGTACGTGAAGACTGGTTTACTTCAATCCACGTAGATGAATATTCTCTTGAAGTTCGTGATACCAAATTAGGTATGGAAGAATTGACAGCAGATATTCCTAACGTTTCTGAAGAAGCTACAAAAGATCTTGATGAGAACGGGATGATCAGAATCGGTGCTGAAGTGAAGCCTGGTGATATCATGATTGGTAAGATTACTCCAAAAGGTGAATCTGACCCAACTCCTGAAGAGAAACTTCTTAGAGCAATCTTTGGTGACAAAGCTGGTGATGTAAAAGATGCTTCATTGAAAGCAGATTCTTCATTAAGAGGTGTTGTTATCAACAAGAAATTGTTCTCTAGAAACATTAAAGATAAAAAGAAAAGAACTGAAGAAAAACTTAAACTTGAAGAGATTGAAAACACTTACAAGGCTAAGTTTGACGAGTTAAGAAATAGTTTAATTGAAAAATTAAATACTCTTGTTAGCGGTAAAACTTCTCAGGGAGTTACCAACGACTTAGATGAAGAAATCATCGGTAAGGGTATGAAATTTACTCATAAATTATTGACTTCAGTTGAAGATTACGTTAACGTAAGCGGTGCTGATTGGACTGTTGACAACGATAAGAATGAATTAATCAAACAATTAATTCACAACTATAAAATCAAATTCAACGATATTCAGGGAGTTAAAAACCGTGAGAAATTCGCAATTTCTATCGGAGATGAGCTTCCAGCAGGTATCATGAAGTTGGCTAAAGTGTATATCGCTAAAAAACGTAAACTAAACGTTGGAGATAAAATGGCAGGTCGTCACGGTAACAAAGGTATCGTTTCGAGAATCGTTCGTGAAGAAGATATGCCATTCTTGGAAGATGGAACACCAGTAGATATCGTATTGAATCCACTTGGGGTACCTTCTCGTATGAACATCGGTCAGATCTACGAAACCGTTTTAGGATGGGCAGGTAGAACATTAGGATTGAAGTTTGCTACGCCTATCTTTGATGGTGCTACTCTTGATCAGATTACTGAGTACACTGAGAAAGCAGGAGTTCCTAAATTCGGTCACACTCACCTTTATGATGGTGGTACCGGAGAAAGATTTACTCAGGCTGCAACAGTAGGTATTATCTATATGTTGAAATTAGGACACATGGTTGATGACAAAATGCACGCACGTTCTATCGGACCTTATTCATTGATTACTCAACAGCCATTAGGAGGTAAAGCTCAGTTTGGAGGTCAGAGATTCGGAGAGATGGAGGTTTGGGCTCTTGAAGCATTTGGAGCATCAAATATCTTGAGAGAGATCCTTACTGTGAAGTCAGATGACGTGATTGGTAGAGCAAAAACTTATGAAGCGATTGCGAAAGGTGAAGCAATGCCTGAACCAGGTATTCCTGAATCATTCAACGTACTACTTCACGAGTTACAAGGTCTTGGATTAGACGTAAGACTAGAGGAATAA
- the rplL gene encoding 50S ribosomal protein L7/L12 — translation MSDLKNLAETLVNLTVKDVNELATILKDEYGIEPAAAAVVVAAGGAEAAEEKTEFDVILKSAGASKLAIVKLVKDLTGAGLKEAKDIVDGAPSAIKEGISKDEAEALKKQLEEAGAEVELK, via the coding sequence ATGTCAGATTTAAAAAATTTAGCTGAAACGCTAGTAAACTTAACAGTAAAAGACGTAAATGAATTAGCTACTATCCTTAAGGATGAGTACGGAATCGAGCCAGCTGCTGCTGCTGTAGTAGTTGCTGCAGGTGGTGCTGAAGCTGCTGAAGAAAAGACTGAATTCGACGTAATTCTTAAGTCTGCAGGTGCTTCTAAATTAGCTATCGTTAAATTGGTAAAAGATTTAACTGGTGCAGGTCTTAAAGAAGCTAAAGATATCGTAGACGGAGCTCCTTCTGCTATTAAAGAAGGTATCTCTAAAGACGAAGCTGAAGCTCTTAAGAAGCAATTAGAAGAAGCTGGTGCTGAAGTAGAATTGAAGTAA
- the rplJ gene encoding 50S ribosomal protein L10, with amino-acid sequence MTKDQKVVAIQEIKDLLQDAKVVYVADLDGLNAAKSSDFRRQAFKQNIKVKVVKNTLLQKAMEQIDGVDFSEMFQTFKGNSALMIAETANAPAKLIKDFRKKEEKPALKSAFVQETFYVGDNNLDALVSIKSREEMIGEIIGLLQSPIQRVVSALQNKSEAVEAATEEVAAPAVEETPATETPEAAAEGEAPAAE; translated from the coding sequence ATGACAAAAGACCAAAAAGTTGTAGCGATACAAGAGATCAAAGATTTGCTTCAGGATGCTAAAGTAGTTTATGTAGCAGATCTAGACGGTTTGAATGCTGCTAAATCTTCTGACTTCAGAAGACAGGCTTTCAAGCAAAACATCAAAGTAAAAGTTGTAAAAAATACACTTTTGCAAAAAGCAATGGAACAAATTGACGGAGTAGATTTCTCTGAAATGTTCCAAACTTTCAAAGGTAACTCTGCATTAATGATTGCTGAAACAGCTAACGCTCCAGCAAAATTAATCAAAGACTTTAGAAAAAAAGAAGAGAAGCCGGCTTTAAAATCAGCTTTCGTACAAGAAACTTTCTATGTTGGTGACAACAACCTTGATGCTTTAGTAAGCATTAAGTCTAGAGAAGAAATGATCGGTGAAATCATCGGATTACTTCAGTCTCCAATTCAAAGAGTTGTTTCTGCTCTTCAAAACAAATCTGAAGCTGTAGAAGCTGCAACTGAAGAAGTTGCTGCACCTGCTGTGGAAGAAACTCCAGCTACTGAAACTCCAGAAGCTGCTGCAGAAGGAGAAGCTCCAGCTGCAGAATAA
- the rplA gene encoding 50S ribosomal protein L1 has translation MAKLTKKQKEALSKVEKGRIYNLEEGSALVKEVNTAKFDASVDIAVRLGVDPRKANQMVRGVVSLPHGTGKDVKVLALVTPDKEAEAKEAGADYVGLDEYLQKIKEGWTDVDVIVTMPAVMGKLGPLGRVLGPRGLMPNPKSGTVTMEIGKAVTEVKAGKIDFKVDKYGIIHAGIGKVSFDAAKIKENAQELISTLIKMKPTAAKGVYVKSIYLSSTMSPGIAIDTKSVN, from the coding sequence ATGGCAAAATTGACTAAAAAGCAAAAGGAAGCTTTAAGCAAAGTAGAAAAAGGAAGAATCTATAACCTTGAAGAAGGTTCTGCTCTTGTAAAAGAGGTGAACACTGCAAAGTTTGATGCTTCTGTAGATATCGCTGTTAGATTGGGTGTAGATCCAAGAAAAGCAAACCAAATGGTAAGAGGTGTTGTATCTCTTCCTCACGGTACTGGTAAAGATGTTAAAGTTTTGGCTTTAGTAACTCCAGATAAAGAAGCTGAAGCTAAAGAAGCGGGTGCTGACTATGTAGGTCTTGACGAATATTTACAAAAAATAAAAGAAGGTTGGACTGACGTTGACGTTATCGTTACTATGCCGGCTGTTATGGGTAAATTAGGACCTTTGGGTAGAGTATTAGGACCAAGAGGTTTGATGCCTAACCCTAAATCAGGTACTGTTACTATGGAAATTGGTAAAGCAGTAACTGAAGTAAAAGCAGGTAAAATTGACTTTAAAGTAGACAAATACGGTATTATCCACGCTGGTATTGGTAAAGTATCTTTCGATGCTGCTAAAATCAAGGAAAATGCTCAAGAATTGATCTCTACTTTGATCAAAATGAAGCCAACTGCTGCAAAAGGAGTTTACGTAAAAAGCATTTATTTGTCTTCTACAATGAGCCCTGGTATTGCAATCGATACTAAATCTGTTAACTAA
- the rplK gene encoding 50S ribosomal protein L11, whose amino-acid sequence MAKKVFKMVKLQVKGGAANPSPPVGPALGSAGVNIMEFCKQFNGRTQDKPGQVLPVVITVYEDKSFEFVIKTPPAAIQLMDAAKIKGGSGEPNRNKVGAVSWAQVQKIAEDKMTDLNCFTMDSAVSMVAGTARSMGLRVTGTKPTFNA is encoded by the coding sequence ATGGCTAAAAAAGTCTTTAAAATGGTTAAGCTCCAAGTAAAAGGAGGAGCAGCAAACCCATCTCCACCAGTAGGTCCAGCTTTGGGTTCTGCAGGTGTGAACATCATGGAGTTTTGTAAGCAATTTAACGGAAGAACCCAAGATAAGCCAGGGCAAGTTTTACCTGTAGTAATTACAGTGTACGAAGACAAATCTTTTGAATTCGTAATCAAAACTCCTCCTGCAGCAATCCAGTTGATGGATGCGGCTAAAATCAAAGGCGGTTCCGGAGAACCAAACAGAAACAAAGTAGGTGCTGTATCTTGGGCTCAGGTTCAAAAGATCGCTGAAGACAAGATGACTGACCTTAACTGCTTTACAATGGATTCTGCAGTTTCTATGGTTGCAGGTACTGCTAGATCTATGGGATTAAGAGTAACAGGAACTAAACCAACTTTTAACGCTTAA
- the nusG gene encoding transcription termination/antitermination protein NusG, whose protein sequence is MSELKWYVLKAISGQENKVKNYIETEIKRLGFEQYVTQVVIPMEKVIQLRNGKKVPKERPYYPGYLMVEADLMGEIPHVIKNIPGVISFLSLTKGGDPVPMRKSEVNRMLGRMDELSEFATDAEVPFIVGENVKVIDGPFNGFNGTVEKILEDKKKVEVSVLIFGRKTPMELSYMQVEKV, encoded by the coding sequence ATGAGCGAATTAAAATGGTATGTACTGAAAGCGATTAGCGGACAGGAAAATAAAGTGAAAAACTATATTGAGACAGAAATCAAGCGTTTAGGGTTTGAGCAGTATGTTACTCAGGTGGTTATTCCTATGGAAAAGGTGATTCAGCTTAGAAACGGAAAAAAAGTTCCTAAAGAAAGACCTTACTATCCAGGTTACCTAATGGTAGAAGCAGATCTGATGGGGGAAATTCCTCACGTTATCAAAAACATTCCAGGGGTAATTTCTTTCTTAAGTTTAACAAAAGGAGGAGATCCTGTACCGATGAGAAAATCTGAGGTTAACAGAATGCTTGGTAGAATGGATGAACTTTCAGAATTTGCTACTGATGCAGAAGTTCCTTTCATTGTTGGAGAGAATGTAAAAGTAATCGATGGTCCTTTCAACGGATTCAACGGTACAGTAGAAAAAATTCTTGAAGATAAAAAGAAAGTAGAAGTATCTGTTTTGATCTTCGGAAGAAAAACTCCAATGGAGTTGAGCTATATGCAGGTAGAGAAAGTATAA
- the secE gene encoding preprotein translocase subunit SecE, producing MSSFVDFLKGSYNEFRHKVEWPKWSDLQSSTIVVTVATVILALFTFGVDELFSKSISNILGILINSFN from the coding sequence ATGAGTTCATTTGTCGATTTTTTAAAAGGTTCTTATAACGAATTCAGACATAAAGTTGAATGGCCAAAATGGTCAGACTTACAGTCTTCTACAATTGTAGTTACTGTTGCTACTGTCATTTTAGCATTATTTACTTTCGGTGTTGATGAATTGTTTTCAAAATCAATCAGCAACATCTTAGGAATACTAATTAACAGCTTCAACTAA
- the tuf gene encoding elongation factor Tu: MAKETFNRNKPHLNIGTIGHVDHGKTTLTAAISAVLASKGLAEKKDFSAIDSAPEEKERGITINTAHIEYETEKRHYAHVDCPGHADYVKNMVTGAAQMDGAIVVCAATDGPMPQTREHILLCRQVNVPRIVVFMNKVDMVDDAELLELVEMELRDLLSTYEFDGDNSPVIQGSALGALTAATAATVDTEDKWFKSVEELMDAVDNWIEQPPRDTDKPFLMPIEDVFSITGRGTVATGRIEAGIINTGDPVDIIGMGEEKLTSTITGVEMFRKILDRGEAGDNVGLLLRGIEKTDIKRGMVIAKKDSVKPHKKFKASVYILSKEEGGRHTPFHNKYRPQFYVRTTDVTGEIFLPEGVEMVMPGDNLEITVELLQPIALNVGLRFAIREGGRTVGSGQVTEILD; encoded by the coding sequence ATGGCAAAGGAAACGTTTAATCGTAACAAACCACACTTGAACATTGGTACTATTGGTCACGTTGACCATGGTAAAACTACACTTACTGCAGCTATTTCTGCTGTATTAGCGAGCAAAGGTCTTGCTGAGAAAAAAGATTTCTCTGCTATTGACTCTGCTCCAGAAGAAAAAGAAAGAGGGATTACTATCAATACTGCTCACATCGAGTACGAAACTGAAAAAAGACACTATGCTCACGTTGACTGTCCAGGTCACGCGGATTACGTAAAGAACATGGTAACTGGTGCTGCTCAGATGGACGGAGCTATCGTAGTATGTGCTGCAACTGACGGACCAATGCCTCAGACTAGAGAGCACATCTTGCTTTGTCGTCAGGTAAACGTACCTAGAATTGTTGTTTTCATGAACAAAGTTGACATGGTAGACGATGCTGAATTATTAGAGCTAGTTGAAATGGAACTTAGAGACTTATTGTCTACTTACGAATTTGACGGAGATAACTCTCCAGTAATTCAAGGTTCTGCATTAGGAGCTCTTACTGCTGCTACTGCTGCTACAGTTGATACTGAAGATAAATGGTTCAAATCTGTTGAAGAATTAATGGATGCAGTTGATAACTGGATCGAGCAACCACCAAGAGATACTGATAAGCCATTCTTGATGCCAATCGAAGACGTATTCTCTATTACAGGTAGAGGTACTGTTGCGACTGGTAGAATTGAAGCTGGTATTATCAATACAGGAGATCCTGTTGATATCATCGGTATGGGTGAAGAAAAATTAACTTCTACTATTACAGGAGTTGAGATGTTCAGAAAAATCCTTGACAGAGGTGAAGCTGGAGATAACGTAGGTCTATTGTTGAGAGGTATTGAAAAAACTGACATCAAGAGAGGTATGGTAATCGCTAAGAAAGATTCTGTTAAGCCACACAAAAAATTCAAAGCTTCTGTTTATATCCTTTCTAAGGAAGAAGGTGGACGTCACACTCCATTCCACAACAAGTACCGTCCTCAGTTCTACGTAAGAACTACTGACGTTACAGGTGAGATCTTCTTACCAGAAGGTGTAGAAATGGTAATGCCTGGTGATAACTTAGAGATCACTGTAGAATTGTTACAACCAATCGCTCTTAACGTAGGTCTTAGATTTGCGATCAGAGAAGGAGGTAGAACAGTTGGTTCAGGTCAGGTTACTGAAATCTTAGACTAA
- a CDS encoding DUF4394 domain-containing protein, whose translation MKKISNFCMAIFAFVTVISCDNNENMMPEEPVTTTLPNAMIYGLTENNQLVYFNTNNSSTFTSTKPIMGIPSGEKLLSIDFRPATGELYAVSNASKFYIINTSTASTRMVSTTSFSPVISGTIASIDFNPTVDRIRLVTNTGQNLRLHPETGAIAATDMNITTASSIMGIAYTNSVSGATSTILYDLDATSGKLFKQDPPNNGTLVEVGSLGITFTGQAAFDINPDNTLAVMAATTGTQNTLYIVNLSNGKATNIGNLSQKVIDLAIPTNPVAYAVDNTNSLQIFNPNNPQPVTKAITGLQSGENILGIDFRPLNGQLYALGSSSRIYTINLGNGAATVVGSQLPTLLAGTEFGFDFNPTVDKIRVVSNTGQNLRLDPVTGGITGTDATINPGTPTLSAAAYTSNFAGATSTSLFVIDHSTDKLYLQNPPNNGTLVERGSLGINIEGANGFDIGSTSDKAYLIATVAGATKIYTVNTTNGSATSLANYPNSVRGFTIGLGF comes from the coding sequence ATGAAAAAAATATCCAATTTTTGCATGGCAATATTTGCTTTTGTCACGGTAATTTCTTGCGATAATAACGAAAATATGATGCCTGAAGAACCTGTTACAACTACTTTACCTAATGCCATGATTTATGGTTTAACAGAAAACAATCAGTTGGTCTATTTTAACACCAACAATTCCTCAACATTTACTTCTACAAAACCCATTATGGGAATTCCATCCGGAGAAAAACTACTAAGTATTGATTTCAGACCGGCAACCGGAGAGCTATATGCTGTTTCCAACGCAAGCAAATTTTATATTATTAATACTTCTACCGCTTCTACAAGAATGGTAAGTACAACGTCTTTTTCACCTGTAATCTCAGGAACCATTGCTTCAATTGATTTTAATCCTACTGTAGACAGAATAAGATTGGTGACCAATACCGGACAAAACCTACGCTTACATCCTGAAACGGGTGCTATTGCAGCAACTGACATGAATATTACAACCGCTTCTTCCATTATGGGAATTGCGTACACCAACAGTGTTTCGGGAGCAACTTCTACCATTTTGTATGATCTTGATGCTACTTCAGGAAAACTTTTTAAACAAGATCCACCCAATAACGGAACTTTAGTAGAAGTAGGAAGTTTAGGAATTACTTTTACAGGACAAGCTGCCTTCGACATCAATCCGGATAATACTTTAGCAGTAATGGCGGCAACAACTGGTACACAAAATACTTTGTATATCGTAAATTTATCAAACGGAAAAGCTACAAACATCGGAAATCTTTCACAAAAAGTAATCGATTTGGCAATTCCTACAAATCCTGTTGCTTATGCAGTTGACAATACTAATTCATTACAAATATTTAACCCTAATAATCCGCAACCTGTAACAAAAGCAATTACCGGACTTCAATCTGGGGAAAATATTTTGGGTATTGATTTCAGACCTTTAAATGGGCAATTGTATGCATTAGGAAGCTCAAGCAGAATTTATACCATCAATCTAGGAAATGGAGCAGCAACCGTAGTAGGATCACAGCTCCCTACTCTATTGGCAGGAACTGAGTTTGGTTTTGATTTTAACCCAACCGTTGATAAAATAAGAGTGGTAAGCAATACCGGACAGAATTTAAGATTAGATCCTGTAACCGGAGGAATTACCGGAACTGATGCCACTATTAATCCCGGAACACCAACTTTAAGCGCTGCAGCTTACACCAGCAATTTTGCAGGTGCAACGAGTACTTCCCTATTTGTAATTGATCATTCTACCGACAAACTTTACCTGCAAAACCCTCCTAATAACGGAACTTTAGTAGAAAGAGGATCTTTAGGGATCAACATTGAAGGAGCCAATGGTTTTGACATCGGAAGTACAAGCGACAAAGCGTATTTAATCGCTACTGTTGCAGGAGCTACAAAAATTTACACCGTGAATACAACCAATGGTTCTGCAACATCATTAGCTAATTATCCCAATTCTGTAAGAGGTTTCACAATTGGTTTAGGATTTTAA